In Nitrospirota bacterium, the following proteins share a genomic window:
- a CDS encoding type II toxin-antitoxin system Phd/YefM family antitoxin, producing MQKVNALQLRQSLGKILRKLEKTGEPILVEKNREPKAVLVTVKDFKERYLDLPRPSLEERTRIVERIDELAKRVAPEIEPTIPGVNDIVTLIRQMRGPLR from the coding sequence ATGCAAAAGGTAAACGCCCTTCAACTCAGGCAGTCTCTAGGCAAGATTTTGAGAAAGCTGGAGAAGACCGGCGAGCCCATCCTGGTCGAGAAGAATCGCGAGCCCAAGGCGGTGCTCGTGACGGTGAAGGATTTCAAAGAACGCTATCTGGACTTGCCCAGGCCCTCGCTCGAAGAGCGAACTCGAATCGTGGAGCGAATTGATGAACTGGCCAAAAGGGTGGCCCCGGAAATCGAGCCGACCATACCCGGCGTGAACGATATCGTGACGCTTATCCGGCAAATGCGGGGTCCCCTTCGCTGA
- a CDS encoding type II toxin-antitoxin system VapC family toxin: MRTGEPWVEPALKCRERIRLGTDTAIVPELFFFEMVAVLCRKLKAPEPVAGALRELDSFVRLRFALDTALGDLAVGLSIAHGLSGYDAAYVALARLTESLWITADRKAHERVAALGLSRLVGPP; encoded by the coding sequence GTGAGGACCGGGGAGCCTTGGGTGGAACCGGCTCTGAAATGCAGGGAGCGGATACGATTGGGGACGGACACCGCCATCGTCCCGGAGCTCTTCTTCTTTGAGATGGTGGCCGTCTTGTGTCGCAAACTGAAAGCGCCGGAACCTGTCGCGGGCGCGCTTCGAGAATTGGATAGCTTCGTGCGGCTAAGATTCGCGCTGGATACGGCCTTGGGCGATCTGGCCGTGGGGCTGTCCATCGCCCACGGGCTGAGCGGATATGATGCCGCCTATGTGGCTCTTGCAAGGCTGACTGAGAGTCTGTGGATCACGGCGGACCGGAAAGCGCATGAGCGTGTGGCGGCGCTAGGGCTGTCGCGGCTGGTCGGGCCGCCGTGA